AGCCGCCCGCCAGGCGCTGGAAGCCGCCGGAGCAGAAGTCATCGAAGTGGATTTTCCGCTGGTTTCCAACTGTGAAGGCGACCGCCCCGGCGCGCCCACCGTATTCAATCGCGGCATCGTCTCGCCTGAGTTCCTCAATGACGAGCTGTGGGAGCTGTCCGGCTGGGCCTTCGATGAGTTCCTGCGCGCCAACGGCGACCCCAAGCTCAACAAACTGGCTGACGTGGATGGCCCGAAGATCTTCCCGCACGATCCGGGCACCCTGCCAAACCGCGAAGGAGATCTGGCCGCCGGCATGGACGAATACGTCAACATGGCCAAGCGTGGCCTCAAGTCCTATGAGCAGATTGCAAGCGTGCCGGATGGCCTGCGTGGCCTGGAAAAGACCCGCAAACTGGATCTGGAAGACTGGATGGATCAGCTAAAACTGGACGCGGTGCTGTTCCCCACCGTGGCCGACGTCGGCCCGGCTGACGCAGACATCAATCCGCGCTCAGCCGACATCGCCTGGAGCAACGGCATCTGGGTAGCCAATGGCAATCTCGCCATCCGCCATCTTGGCGTCCCGACCGTTACCGTACCAATGGGGGTGATGGCGGATATCGGCATGCCGGTGGGGCTGACTTTTGCGGGGCGCGCCTATGATGACAACACGCTGCTGCGCTTCGCCGGCGCATTTGAAGCCACCGGCAACAAGCGCATGATCCCGCCGCGCACGCCGCCGCTAGGTCAATGAGCGCCAGCCAGGGTTGACCAGAACTGCTATTCAACCAGTAGCAGTGGAGTGGAAGCTTCATTGGTTTCTTTGCGGGGGAATACCACTCTACTCTGGCCGAACCTTCATCCATAGCCAGTGGCGCTGGACGACGGCTTCACTTGAATAAGCACACAATAGAAACGACAAACCCGCCGTTAGGCGGGTTTGCATGGATAGTGATGCGCAGTTCAGCGTTATATGCACGGACCCTGCGCCAACGCTTACGAACTATCTCGCGTAAGGCCAGCTAGCTGTCCAGTCCCGGGGGATTGGCCGCAAGGCGGCAGCGCGCAGACGGGCCGGCTTAACGCTTGCCGGCCGCCTCTTCTCGCCGGCGCTTGGCCTCTTCCAGCAGGTAGACCTGGTAATCGTCCAGATCGCCCGCGAAATCGCTGACCCCGCCGCGCGACACCATCCAGAATTCGTCGCACACCGCGCGCAGCAACGCCCGGTCGTGGCTGACCAGCATCACCGAGCCTTCGAACTCGTTCAGCGCCACGCTCAGCGCCTCGCGGGTGGCGAGGTCCAGATGGTTGGTAGGCTCATCCAGCAGCAGCAGATTGGGCCGCTGCCACACGATCATGCACAGCACCAGCCGCGCCTTCTCGCCGCCGCTCATGCTGCCGACCGGCTGCTTCACCATGTCGCCGCTGAAGTTGAAGGTGCCGAGGAAATTGCGCAGCCCCTGCTCGCGGCAATCGTTGGCCGGCGGCCGCATCGCCGCCGGGGTGTCGCGCGCCAGACGAAACATGTGCTGCAGCGGATCGTCCTCCGGCCGCAGCACGTCCAGCTCCTGCTGCGAGAAGTAGCCGATATTGAGCCCCTTGCCGCGAATGATCTCGCCGCCGACCGCCTGCAGCGCCTCGGCCACGGTTTTCACCAGCGTCGACTTGCCCTGGCCGTTGGCGCCGAGAATGCCGATGCGCTGCCCAGCCAGCACGGTGCGGTTCACATTGCGCACGATCACCGTCGGCGGCGTGCCTTCCGGCGCGCCCTCCGGCGCCGGATAGCCGAACACCGCGCCGGTCATCGACAGCATCGAGTTCGGCAGGCTCTGCGGCTCTTTGAATTCGAACTGGAACTCGGCATCGGCCAGCACCGGCGCGATCTTCTCCATCCGCTCCAGCGCCTTGACACGGCTCTGAGCCTGCTTCGCCTTGCTGGCCTTGGCCTTGAAGCGGTCGATGAACTTCTGCAGGTGCGCCATCTTTTCCTGCTGCTTGGCCTGCGCCGCCTGCTGCAGGACCAGCTGTTCGGCGCGCATGTCCTCGAACTTGCTGTAATTTCCGCCGTAGCGCACCAGCTTGGCATTGTCGACGTGCAGCGTCACGTTGGTGACCGCATCGAGGAATTCGCGGTCATGGCTGATCACCACCATGGTGCCGGCGTACTGCTTCAACCACGCTTCCAGCCATACCAGCGCGTCCAGATCCAGGTGGTTGGTCGGCTCGTCCAGCAGCAGCAGGTCGGACGGACACATCAGCGCGCGCGCCAGTTGCAGCCGCATGCGCCAGCCGCCGGAAAAGCTGTTCACCGGCTGCTGCAGCTCGGCGACGCTGAAACCCAAGCCGAGAATCAGCGCCTGCGCCCGCGCCGGCGCGTCGTGGGCGCCGGCATCGTTGAGCGCGGTATAGGCGTGCGCCATGCGCATGTAGTCTTCGCCGGCCTCGGCCTCGGCCACCTCCCGCTGCGCCGCGAGCAGGGTGGTATCGCCTTCGACCACAAACTCGGTCGCCGTCTGCGCCGTTTCCGGCATGTCCTGCGCCACCTGCGACATGCGCCATTGCGACGGAATCGACACATCGCCGCCGTCTTCGTGCAGCGAGCCGTTCAGCACAGCGAACAGCGAGGATTTGCCGGCGCCGTTGCGGCCGACCAGGCCGACTTTCTCACCGGGATTGAGCGTCACCGATGCGTTGTCGAGCAGGACTTTGGTGCCGCGGCGCAAGGCCACGTTTTTCAGAATGATCATGGGAAGCGCCGTGCGGCGGCAGAAAAAAGGTTACGCCGCGACCGGCGACAAGGCGGGAAGACGACAGAAAAACGGCCAACATTGGCCGCATCATGGCAATGGTGCGGCAGCGGTGCGCCGCCGCATGCCGCAAAGCAATAAAAACGGCACGGCGCAGATGGTAACACGCCCCTGCGGCTCCAAAGTGGAAGAAAGCTGACCTTCAACAGAGAAATCGCCGGTATGTGAATCTGGGCAGACGTTCAGAACAAATGGGATAACAGACCGCCTTGGCCGACCTCCTGTCCGACCACAACAGTTGCATCGATGCAATGACGGGATTGGCAGGAAGCAACACATGCCAATGGCAAGCATGCGTAAGTTGAAAACAGACCGTTACGGTAAACATCATCTTGTGACGCTGAAGCAGATTTCGTTCAGATAAATCGAACGGTACTGCAAGGACACGCTGGGAAAAACCTGAGCCAATGGCATTGGCGGGGAGAATTGTTCAATCAGCTTGAATACAATGAGAGAAAGCACAGTAGCGTCGGAACGATAACCCTGCGAATTTCGCAACATTATGGTTCCGATCACAGCTCTGATCCACGCAGCTGTCGGCACATGATTAGTCACACCCTTTCAGGTGTGCCCAAGCCTCCAAATTGAATCGCCCCCGCTTTACTAGATACTTAGATGGGGATCATCGATCACAAAAACATGCTCGTGAGCCTCATCCGCTTCATGCTTAGCCAAGTGCGGGTGGCCGGCCGGCAAATCATCATGACTGTGCGCCAACTGATCCGGATCGTGATAGGCCCAGATCCTCATGCTGATCAACGCCGCCACGCCGGCCAGCCCACCCAAGATGATGAAGGTTGCCAGCAAACCCGCCTTGGCACCCAACCAACCGGCCAATGGGTAGGTGATCAGCCAGCAAGTGTGTGAAAGCGCGAACTGGGCGGCAAATAGCGCCGGCCTATCCTCTGCATGCGCCGAACGACGCAGCAGTCGGCCAGACGGTGTTTGCACCAGGCAGTATCCCAGCCCCAGAACGAACCACAGCGGCAGCAGCAAGGTGTAACTATCCAGCCAAGCACCTAGCAGCAGGCCGACTACCAGTATCGCGGCACCGGCCAGCATTGCGCTTCGATCCGGAATACCCTGCAACAACCGAGGCAGCGCCAGCGCTGCCGTCATCGAGCCGGCGCCAAAAGCGGCTAATGCCCAGGCCGTGGCATGTTGCGTCAGACCAAAGTGGGCCTGGACCAGCACCACTGTGTTGACGATGACCATCGCGCTAGCTGCGGCCACAGCCAGGTTCAGCGCCAACAAGCCCCGCAACCGAGGTGTCGCCAGGTAGATGCGAATCCCACGCGTGGTGCGGTCATAGATACCGCGGCGGATCGCCGGTGCCGCTTTGGGCAAGGTCACGGAGACCACCAAGGCCGCCGAACCGAGAAACCCCACCACGGTGCCGGCGAACAGGCTGTGGTAGCTGATCACCGATAGCAGAGCCGCCGCCAGCATCGGGCTGGCTACGCTTTCCAGATCGTAGGCGAGGCGGGACAACGACAGTGCCCGGGTGTAGTCCTCTTCGTCTGGCAGCACATCGGGAATGGTCGCCTGGAAAGTCGGCGTGAACGCGGCCGATGCCGACTGCAGAACAAAGATCAGCGCATAGACCTGCCACACTTGCGTGACGAATGGTAGCGCCAGCGCCACGGCGGCCCGCACCAGGTCCAGCGCCACCAGCATGCTCCGCCGCGGCCAGCGACTGGCGAATGCGGTGGCGATCGGCGCCACGCCAATGTAGGCGATCATTTTGATCGCCAGTGCGGTGCCAAGCACCTCGCCGGCCTTGCCACCTGCCAGCTCATAGGCCAGCAGGCCCAGCGCCACCGTTGCCAGACCGGTGCCGACCAAAGCCACCACCTGGGCCAGGAACAAATGCCGGTACGTCCGATTGGTTAAAACATTCAGCATGCATCACCTGTTCGATCAGGACGATCACCGGCCTGACAACCGTCTAAGAAGGCATCTGGGAGGGAGGACATCGTTGCGTGGCTCTGCCATTCGCAAGCCGCCACATAATACTACCACCCAGTATATGAGGCCACTTTTTCCTGATCACCTGCCTAGGTGGTGTTATTAGAATGCTCAGAGGCTTTGTTACATAACCCCGCACAAGAATGAGGGGCCCCGGATTTAGCCCATAGCCGCCACCTGTCGGTCAAAGATGTGACCGGAACCGGCGCTGTTGCACAAATCCAGAACAGGGTGAGTTTCCCCTTTCCCCAAACGGATTTACGCCACCGGCACCGTGCACGGTCGGCCCAGCATGCTGAAGCGGTTCAAGATGGCAGCACGCACTTGAAGCTCTGCCACTTGACCATCGAAACGCCGGGCCATCTCCGCTCACACAGGCTATCGGCTCGTCGGCCGGAATTTGGGTCAATAGCGAAGGCAACATTTGTGCATCGCTCTGGCGGTTGTCGGTTACCTCGATCGCGCGGATTTGCAAGGTTTCCGCATCGATGCCCAGATGCACCTTGCGCCATTGCCGGCGATATTCCGCGCCATGTTTCTTGGTTTTCCATTCACCTTCGCCCAGCATCTTGATGCCTGTGCTATCCACCAGCAGATGCAGCGCGCCAGAGCTTTTCTGGTAGGGAATCTTGACCTGTAGTGTCTGCTGCCGCCTGGATAGCGTGCTGTAATCTGGGACGCCCCAGTCCAGGCCCGCCAACTTGATCAGGCTTTGGATTAAGCCGATGGTCTGCCGCAACGCCAGTCCAAACAGGTTCTTAATGGTCAGGCAGAATTGAATAGCGGCATCGCTATAGGTCTGCGTCCGTCCGCGCTTGCCCTGAGGAGTTGCCCGCCATGACATGCTTGTGTCCAGCCAGACGGACAGGGAGCCGCGTTGGATCAGGGCTTGGTTGTAGGCTTTCCAGTTGGTGGTGCGGTAACGTTTCGGAGCGGGTTTGGTCATGCCACTACCCCATCGCTCGGTATCCGACTTGCCGCTTTTCCCACATCCGCACGAGGGCTGGGTGCCCTATATCGATAAAATCAATAATGCGTACGTCCGTCTTTTCAGCATGCTCCCGGTGAAGCCGCCCAGCATATTGCTGTAGTGTTCCCTTCCAAGAAACGGGCATGGCCAATACCAATGTATCGAGCGGAGGATGGTCAAAGCCTTCACCAACTAGCTTGCCTGTGGCCAGCAGAACACGAGGGGAGTCCGGCGGCAAGCCGTTCAATTCTGCGACCATTGCCGTGCGCTGTTTACGCGACATCCTCCCGTGCAGCACAAACAACGAAGCAATGAGTGGCTGCAGCATTGACTGAAGCATATCCAGATGTTCCGTCCGCTCGGTCAATACCAGGATTTTCCTCCCCAGCCTGAAGGCCTCAGTCACTTCATTAACAATCATCTGCGTTCGCATACCATCTGCTGACAAATGGCGGAACACATCCTGAATACCCGCATCACCCGGCACGTCAATAACGTGAGACAGAGACCGGGGATATACTTCAAGCAGATGGGGCGCAGTAGCCGGTCGCTCCGCGGTGTAGCGTATTGGGCCACACTGCATGAAAATTATCGGTTGTTGGCCATCTCGCCTTATCGGCGTGGCCGTCAGCCCAAGCACATATTTCGCCCTGGCCCGCTTCAAGAGCAAATCGAAAGAAACTGCGCCAACGTGATGGCACTCGTCAACAATCACCTGTCCATAGTTCTCGATAAGTGAACTGATTTCCCCTTTGCGGGACAGCGACTGCATCACCGCAATATCGATTTTGCCGGTCGGCTTGTTTTTACCGCCCCCAATGCAGCCAACCAATCCTTTGCCAGCCCCCAAGAAAACTTGTAATCGTTCCTGCCATTGCTTGAGCAACTCGGTCCGATGCACCAATATCAGCGTATTGACTCCTCGCCGGGCTATCATCGCGGCCGCTGTGACCGTTTTCCCAAATGCTGTCGGCGCACACAATACGCCAACATCGTGATGCAACATCGCCGCAATGGCTGCTTCTTGGTCCAAGCGCAAGGTGCCGCCAAAATTGACACGAATGGGCTCCCCCTGATGGCGGCATCGGCTTGGACAAACTGTTCGCCGGCGAGGTCCAGAACTGGGCAATGCCGCATCAGCCCTTGCAACTGAACATTGCGCTGTCCGAATCGCCTCGTGCTGGCATCCAGTCGCGCGAGCTGGATTGGGAAGAAATCCGCGCCAGTTTGCGTTTGATGCTTGAGCTTCCCACGCCCCTTTCCATCAACGAAGCGGGTAAACGTGTGGGAATCGGCCGCAAACACCTGTACCTGCGGGCGAATGCCGAGGCCCGTGCGATTGCAGACCGCCATCGCCGCTACCGCGCGGCCTCCAAACAACAACACGTTGACGAACTACGGGCCAAGATTGAGATGTTGCTCGACGAGCGACTGGAGGCGGGATATGAAGGAATCAGCGCGCGCGACATCTGGGCGCGGCTGGACACGGAAGCGCAATCCGTCAACGGCATCTTCCACCACATCAATCTGGTCATCTCAAGCCGCTACGGCTGACCGCGCGCGCAGCCAGAAAACCAAAACGGGACCTTCAGGTCCCGTTTTTCATGTCTGGAATCTTTGCCGCCAAGTAGATAATGCACTGGTTTGCAAGGAAAAATCGATTATTGTACTACGCCGTTTCCCGTAAACCATAATGTGTCCAAACGGGAAATAAAGCATATCTTGGCCACCTGGCCACTTTATGCTTAACGGCACAACAACGATGTGACCGGAACCATATCTTGGCCACCCTTGGGAACCATAAGCTGGCCAAAGGCACAAAAGCAGTGCTATGCGTTGATCGGGTTGCCGCTATTCTTCACAAAGCATATGCAAGGCGGCCAACTCCCCCCGCCTAACTAACTGTCGCACCTGCTCGACGAAATCCTCGTAACGCGCATCTCCCTGAACAATACATTCAGCCCAGTCCAACAAATCGGTCATCGCGCCCAAACGGATCAGCCCGCGCGCCTCCTCCAACTGCCTTGCATCCGGCTTATGAGCATTACCAGGTATGGATGGCACATCAACAGACGACTGCCCCACCAATTTCAGCAATCTGACCAGGGTATGGCGCAGCTCGGCCAGATTGATCGGCTTGAGCAGGCCGGCATCGAAACCCTGCGGTCCAATCGCTTGCGGCAGGGCGGAAATCGCCACCACCGGCACACCGGGCAGCAGGCGGCGGGCAGCGGCCAAGACCTCCAGCCCGCTTGCGCCGGGCATCATATGGTCGGTCAGTATCAAGTCGGGCGCGGGGACT
The Chromobacterium sp. IIBBL 290-4 DNA segment above includes these coding regions:
- a CDS encoding ABC-F family ATP-binding cassette domain-containing protein, producing the protein MIILKNVALRRGTKVLLDNASVTLNPGEKVGLVGRNGAGKSSLFAVLNGSLHEDGGDVSIPSQWRMSQVAQDMPETAQTATEFVVEGDTTLLAAQREVAEAEAGEDYMRMAHAYTALNDAGAHDAPARAQALILGLGFSVAELQQPVNSFSGGWRMRLQLARALMCPSDLLLLDEPTNHLDLDALVWLEAWLKQYAGTMVVISHDREFLDAVTNVTLHVDNAKLVRYGGNYSKFEDMRAEQLVLQQAAQAKQQEKMAHLQKFIDRFKAKASKAKQAQSRVKALERMEKIAPVLADAEFQFEFKEPQSLPNSMLSMTGAVFGYPAPEGAPEGTPPTVIVRNVNRTVLAGQRIGILGANGQGKSTLVKTVAEALQAVGGEIIRGKGLNIGYFSQQELDVLRPEDDPLQHMFRLARDTPAAMRPPANDCREQGLRNFLGTFNFSGDMVKQPVGSMSGGEKARLVLCMIVWQRPNLLLLDEPTNHLDLATREALSVALNEFEGSVMLVSHDRALLRAVCDEFWMVSRGGVSDFAGDLDDYQVYLLEEAKRRREEAAGKR
- a CDS encoding MFS transporter, which codes for MLNVLTNRTYRHLFLAQVVALVGTGLATVALGLLAYELAGGKAGEVLGTALAIKMIAYIGVAPIATAFASRWPRRSMLVALDLVRAAVALALPFVTQVWQVYALIFVLQSASAAFTPTFQATIPDVLPDEEDYTRALSLSRLAYDLESVASPMLAAALLSVISYHSLFAGTVVGFLGSAALVVSVTLPKAAPAIRRGIYDRTTRGIRIYLATPRLRGLLALNLAVAAASAMVIVNTVVLVQAHFGLTQHATAWALAAFGAGSMTAALALPRLLQGIPDRSAMLAGAAILVVGLLLGAWLDSYTLLLPLWFVLGLGYCLVQTPSGRLLRRSAHAEDRPALFAAQFALSHTCWLITYPLAGWLGAKAGLLATFIILGGLAGVAALISMRIWAYHDPDQLAHSHDDLPAGHPHLAKHEADEAHEHVFVIDDPHLSI
- a CDS encoding DEAD/DEAH box helicase; protein product: MDQEAAIAAMLHHDVGVLCAPTAFGKTVTAAAMIARRGVNTLILVHRTELLKQWQERLQVFLGAGKGLVGCIGGGKNKPTGKIDIAVMQSLSRKGEISSLIENYGQVIVDECHHVGAVSFDLLLKRARAKYVLGLTATPIRRDGQQPIIFMQCGPIRYTAERPATAPHLLEVYPRSLSHVIDVPGDAGIQDVFRHLSADGMRTQMIVNEVTEAFRLGRKILVLTERTEHLDMLQSMLQPLIASLFVLHGRMSRKQRTAMVAELNGLPPDSPRVLLATGKLVGEGFDHPPLDTLVLAMPVSWKGTLQQYAGRLHREHAEKTDVRIIDFIDIGHPALVRMWEKRQVGYRAMG